Proteins co-encoded in one Longimicrobium sp. genomic window:
- a CDS encoding GAF domain-containing sensor histidine kinase: MAENSVAAPLPAADTLLREVQAAREIAHAFLTAASPTEVYRLALERVSPLVGAAFGSVYLREEGSMLRLEAAWNWPPEYAAFLGDMRVRLGAGPTGVAVAEDRVVEVHDVFADPALEDWWEVARELGFAASVSLPLELDGRPEGAITFYFRDAGAPRPHDRHLLRLVADQLSATAEKAHLIEDLQRANALLRLQNVELEARFREAEEAKRLRGELLANVSHELRTPLTAILGYAFLLRDGGGLTPDQAAQVGRIEEAGTQLLRLIEDLLDLNSLQLGRMEPQPETCDAVALLRAATSGITPPPHLEVRVVAPDATVPVRTDPSHVLRILRHLVSNACKFTREGTVTLRVRMASGSPWSDEARRTGDARHLVVWEVEDTGIGMAEEEMERIFDEFRQADGSATRRFGGVGIGLALSRQLARRLGGDITVRSEPGKGSRFVLALPAGRGRIEGEG, translated from the coding sequence GTGGCCGAAAATTCAGTCGCGGCGCCGCTTCCCGCGGCCGACACCCTGCTGCGCGAGGTGCAGGCTGCGCGCGAGATCGCGCACGCCTTCCTGACCGCCGCCTCCCCGACCGAAGTGTATCGTCTTGCGCTGGAACGCGTTTCGCCGCTGGTGGGCGCCGCGTTCGGGTCGGTGTACCTGCGCGAGGAGGGGTCGATGCTGCGCCTGGAGGCCGCCTGGAACTGGCCGCCCGAGTACGCCGCCTTCCTCGGCGACATGCGCGTGCGCCTGGGCGCCGGGCCCACCGGAGTAGCCGTCGCCGAGGACCGCGTGGTGGAAGTGCACGACGTGTTCGCCGATCCGGCGCTGGAGGACTGGTGGGAGGTGGCGCGCGAGCTGGGCTTCGCCGCGTCCGTCTCCCTCCCCCTGGAGCTGGACGGCCGGCCGGAAGGGGCGATCACCTTCTACTTCCGCGACGCCGGCGCGCCGCGTCCGCACGACCGCCATCTCCTCCGCCTGGTCGCCGACCAGCTCAGCGCGACGGCGGAGAAGGCGCACCTGATCGAGGACCTGCAGCGGGCCAATGCGCTGCTGCGGCTGCAGAACGTGGAGCTGGAGGCGCGCTTCCGCGAGGCGGAAGAGGCGAAGCGGCTGCGCGGCGAGCTGCTGGCCAACGTCTCGCACGAGCTGCGCACCCCGCTCACCGCCATCCTGGGCTACGCCTTCCTCCTGCGCGACGGCGGCGGGCTGACGCCCGACCAGGCGGCGCAGGTGGGGCGGATCGAGGAGGCGGGAACGCAGCTGCTGCGGCTGATCGAAGACCTGCTCGACCTCAACTCGCTGCAGCTGGGGCGGATGGAGCCGCAGCCCGAGACCTGCGACGCCGTCGCCCTGCTGCGCGCGGCGACCTCGGGCATCACCCCGCCGCCGCACCTGGAGGTGCGCGTGGTGGCGCCGGACGCGACGGTCCCCGTGCGCACGGACCCCAGCCACGTGCTGCGCATCCTCCGCCATCTCGTCTCCAACGCCTGCAAGTTCACGCGCGAGGGGACGGTGACGCTGCGGGTGCGGATGGCCAGCGGCTCGCCGTGGAGCGACGAGGCGCGCCGCACGGGCGACGCGCGGCATCTCGTCGTCTGGGAGGTGGAGGATACGGGGATCGGGATGGCCGAGGAGGAAATGGAGCGGATCTTCGACGAGTTCCGCCAGGCCGACGGCTCGGCCACGCGGCGCTTCGGCGGGGTGGGGATCGGGCTCGCGCTCAGCCGTCAGCTGGCGCGGCGCCTGGGGGGCGACATCACCGTGCGCTCGGAGCCGGGGAAGGGCTCGCGCTTCGTGCTGGCGCTGCCGGCGGGGCGCGGGAGGATCGAGGGAGAGGGGTGA
- a CDS encoding prepilin peptidase: MPDILLWAYAALLGACVGSFLNVCVYRWPAGESVVRPRSRCPACGTPIRWHDNLPVVGWLLLRGKCRACGERISIQYPLIELTTASLWVAAVLRHGFTWQALSSALFFTLLLGIALTDARTYIIPDQFTLGGLAIGLALSFAPGGIDPLQSFLGALLGFVLLWIVMVLGEAIFRQPAMGGGDVKMMAMVGAFLGPPGVLLTIFLGALSGSIVFGPISLKTKKRVPFGIFLAIGAGICEPWGRAIIDWYLTHFVYVR; encoded by the coding sequence ATGCCGGACATCCTGCTGTGGGCCTACGCGGCCTTGCTGGGGGCGTGCGTGGGCTCGTTCCTCAACGTGTGCGTGTACCGCTGGCCCGCCGGCGAGTCGGTCGTCCGTCCGCGCTCGCGCTGCCCGGCGTGCGGGACGCCCATCCGCTGGCACGACAACCTGCCGGTCGTCGGCTGGCTTCTCCTGCGGGGAAAGTGCCGCGCGTGCGGCGAGCGCATCTCCATCCAGTACCCGCTGATCGAGCTCACGACGGCGTCGCTCTGGGTGGCGGCCGTCCTCCGCCACGGCTTCACCTGGCAGGCGCTGTCGTCGGCGCTCTTCTTCACGCTGCTGCTGGGGATCGCGCTGACCGACGCGCGCACCTACATCATCCCCGACCAGTTCACGCTCGGTGGGCTGGCGATCGGGCTGGCGCTCTCCTTCGCGCCGGGGGGGATCGACCCGCTGCAGTCGTTCCTGGGCGCGCTGCTCGGCTTCGTGCTGCTGTGGATCGTTATGGTGCTTGGTGAAGCCATCTTTCGGCAACCCGCGATGGGCGGCGGAGACGTCAAAATGATGGCAATGGTAGGCGCTTTCCTGGGTCCGCCCGGCGTGTTGCTGACGATCTTTTTGGGTGCGTTGTCCGGCAGTATTGTCTTCGGCCCAATCAGCCTGAAGACGAAGAAGCGCGTACCGTTTGGAATCTTTCTAGCGATCGGAGCTGGGATCTGTGAGCCTTGGGGACGTGCAATCATTGACTGGTATCTAACACATTTCGTCTACGTAAGATGA
- a CDS encoding HU family DNA-binding protein: MNKSELVQALASRADLSRAEASRAIDALFSVDNGIIASELRGGSKVQITGFGSFEAKKREARKGRNPRTGKEINIAASTSPVFRGGKSLKDSFGSGS, encoded by the coding sequence GTGAACAAGTCCGAACTAGTCCAGGCCCTGGCGAGCCGTGCCGACCTGAGCCGCGCCGAGGCGTCTCGCGCCATCGATGCGCTGTTCTCGGTCGACAACGGCATCATCGCCTCGGAACTGCGCGGCGGCAGCAAGGTGCAGATCACCGGGTTTGGCAGCTTCGAGGCCAAGAAGCGCGAGGCTCGCAAGGGGCGCAACCCCCGCACGGGCAAGGAGATCAACATCGCCGCGTCGACCAGCCCCGTGTTCCGCGGCGGCAAGAGCCTGAAGGACTCGTTCGGGAGCGGGAGCTGA
- a CDS encoding M48 family metalloprotease, whose protein sequence is MSARAGGTRARLAALALLSLPALAGCVNEQREQQLGAQIAANINARVPLVQDVPLNLYVNDLGQLLARHSERPNLRYHFYIVDTDAVNAFALPGGYVYVDRGLIARTRNVSELAGVLSHEIAHVALRHGAKNLQRQMRTSSMSTVLYRTILGRDPLLDQQALQLGNQLWSAGHSRADEAAADSEAVRYMLAAGVDPRGMLSLFQGLMVEERQDPHIETVEWFDTHPNTQRRLVATEAVIARMMPRPAPRLAINNASYPLFLARMAMLPPSPPMIPMQPVH, encoded by the coding sequence GTGAGTGCCCGCGCCGGCGGCACGCGGGCCCGCCTGGCGGCGCTCGCGCTGCTCTCCCTTCCCGCGCTGGCGGGATGCGTGAACGAGCAGCGCGAGCAGCAGCTGGGCGCGCAGATCGCGGCCAACATCAACGCCCGCGTGCCGCTGGTGCAGGACGTTCCGCTCAACCTGTACGTCAACGACCTGGGCCAGCTGCTGGCGCGCCACAGCGAGCGGCCCAACCTGCGCTACCACTTCTACATCGTCGACACCGACGCGGTGAACGCGTTCGCGCTTCCCGGCGGCTACGTCTACGTCGACCGCGGGCTGATCGCGCGCACGCGCAACGTCAGCGAGCTGGCCGGCGTTCTGTCGCACGAGATCGCGCACGTGGCGCTCAGGCACGGCGCCAAGAACCTGCAGCGGCAAATGCGCACCAGCTCGATGTCGACGGTGCTGTACCGGACGATCCTGGGGCGCGACCCGCTGCTCGACCAGCAGGCGCTGCAGCTGGGGAACCAGCTCTGGAGCGCCGGGCACTCGCGTGCCGACGAGGCCGCGGCCGACAGCGAGGCGGTGCGGTACATGCTGGCCGCCGGGGTGGACCCGCGGGGGATGCTCTCCCTCTTCCAGGGGTTGATGGTGGAGGAGCGGCAGGACCCGCATATCGAAACGGTGGAGTGGTTCGACACGCATCCCAACACCCAGCGGCGGCTGGTGGCCACCGAGGCCGTCATCGCGCGGATGATGCCCAGGCCGGCGCCGCGGCTGGCCATCAACAACGCGTCGTATCCGCTCTTCCTGGCGCGGATGGCCATGCTCCCCCCGTCGCCGCCGATGATCCCGATGCAGCCCGTGCACTGA
- a CDS encoding M48 family metallopeptidase — MSLRLTSLRAGAFALALGGAATAGGCAPAVTTQQEQQIGAQYSQQVNQQLPLLRDSYTNQYINQLGRQIAAQADPRGIPYTFYVVNSDVVNAFSIPGGYVYVNRGLIERADNVSQLAGVLGHEIAHVVERHSITQMQRAQNANTLLSVLYGVLLRRNPSGVEQAGIQVGGGAVFAGYSRDAEREADHDAIIFMTRAGYNPNQLPLFFEKLMSLERSQPSKIESWFATHPGSQERVTATRAEIAQTPGANNPRLVTDTREFQNFRARVRSLTPAPQDRR, encoded by the coding sequence ATGAGTCTTCGACTTACAAGCCTCAGGGCCGGCGCGTTCGCGCTGGCGCTGGGCGGCGCCGCGACGGCCGGCGGATGCGCCCCGGCGGTAACGACGCAGCAGGAGCAGCAGATCGGCGCGCAGTACTCGCAGCAGGTCAACCAGCAGCTGCCGCTGCTGCGCGACTCGTACACCAACCAGTACATCAACCAGCTCGGCCGCCAGATCGCCGCGCAGGCCGACCCGCGGGGGATCCCGTACACGTTTTACGTGGTGAACTCCGACGTTGTCAACGCCTTTTCCATCCCCGGCGGCTACGTGTACGTGAACCGCGGGCTGATCGAGCGGGCCGACAACGTGTCGCAGCTGGCGGGGGTGCTGGGACACGAGATCGCGCACGTGGTGGAGCGCCACTCCATCACCCAGATGCAGCGCGCGCAGAACGCCAACACGCTGCTGTCGGTGCTCTACGGCGTGCTGCTGCGGCGCAACCCCAGCGGCGTGGAGCAGGCGGGGATCCAGGTGGGCGGCGGCGCGGTGTTCGCCGGCTACAGCCGCGACGCCGAGCGCGAGGCCGACCACGACGCCATCATCTTCATGACGCGCGCCGGGTACAATCCCAACCAGCTTCCCCTCTTCTTCGAGAAGCTGATGTCGCTGGAGCGCAGCCAGCCCAGCAAGATCGAGAGCTGGTTCGCCACGCACCCCGGCAGCCAGGAGCGGGTGACGGCCACGCGCGCCGAGATCGCGCAGACGCCGGGCGCCAACAACCCGCGGCTGGTGACGGACACCCGCGAGTTCCAGAACTTCCGCGCCCGCGTGCGCTCGCTGACCCCGGCCCCGCAGGACCGGCGGTGA
- a CDS encoding RNA methyltransferase, which translates to MPTTLSRREERLLRSLAERRHRDAEGLFVAEGVRAVEDLAASPLPVRFAVASSSLEDTPRGAALRRMLAAQGVALRDTGDRELRALAGTEHPQGIVAVAEIPRFGLDALRMGAEPAVVLMMDAVQDPGNFGTLVRTAEALGAVGVIALPGTVDAWNPKSVRAAMGSSFRLPVVPAGWDEAVPWLAAKGVTVIASVVGAPPLPSPPPARAALVLGNEGAGVGDATLAHADLQAGIPLRGRAESLNVGAAGAILLHELLRT; encoded by the coding sequence ATGCCGACCACGCTGAGCCGCCGCGAGGAACGCCTGCTGCGCTCGCTGGCGGAGCGCAGGCACCGCGACGCCGAGGGGCTCTTCGTGGCCGAGGGCGTCCGCGCGGTCGAGGACCTGGCCGCGTCGCCGCTGCCGGTCCGCTTCGCCGTGGCCTCGTCCTCGCTGGAGGACACCCCCCGCGGCGCCGCGCTGCGCCGCATGCTGGCGGCGCAGGGCGTCGCGCTACGCGACACCGGCGACCGCGAGCTGCGCGCCCTGGCCGGCACCGAGCACCCGCAGGGGATCGTGGCCGTCGCCGAGATCCCGCGCTTTGGACTGGACGCGCTGCGGATGGGTGCCGAGCCCGCCGTGGTGCTGATGATGGACGCCGTGCAGGATCCCGGCAACTTCGGCACCCTCGTCCGCACCGCCGAGGCGCTCGGCGCCGTGGGGGTCATCGCCCTGCCGGGGACGGTGGACGCGTGGAACCCCAAGTCCGTGCGCGCCGCGATGGGCTCGTCCTTCCGCCTTCCCGTCGTCCCCGCCGGGTGGGACGAAGCGGTGCCGTGGCTCGCCGCGAAAGGGGTGACCGTGATCGCCTCCGTCGTCGGCGCGCCCCCGCTCCCCTCTCCCCCGCCCGCGCGCGCGGCGCTGGTGCTGGGGAACGAGGGCGCAGGGGTCGGAGACGCGACCCTGGCGCACGCGGATCTCCAGGCGGGGATCCCGCTCCGCGGGCGCGCGGAGTCGCTGAACGTGGGTGCGGCGGGGGCCATCCTCCTCCACGAATTGCTCAGGACCTGA
- the serA gene encoding phosphoglycerate dehydrogenase translates to MTDRFRVLVTDEVDPEGLAVLRGDPRIEVVERPTRPLAEVLEEIGEYDGFIGRSATRVTGDLLRRGTRLKVIGRAGVGVDNIDIPTATQLGIAVINAPGGNTVSVAELFYGVVISLARHITNADRSMREGRWDRSKLGGIEIRGRTLGIVGLGRIGSEVARRGRAFGMNLVAYDPYVGNARFEELGVERAERLGDLVERADVLTVHTPLTPETKGMIGAAELARLPRGAFVLNLARGGIVAEDALVEALQSGRIGGAALDVYAGEPLAADSPLRRLENVVLTPHLGASTSDAQRSVAIEACAAVRDALVTGDLSAAINAAGVGGAAWADLRPLLNLADRLGRLGRALLPGPLSSLELRYAGKRDQAPRPLLLAALMGAMRDVVDRNVNLVNVHHVASERGIETAFTRVDGPGEVGEEVELRLEGGDRSIRVGGAMLGDVQGRIVRIGAFRVDVAPRGNMVVLRNRDVPGVIGRVGTLLGEAGVNIAEYHQARLQVGGEALAAITVDGPMPKDVCDQLSALPEILDVRQVDME, encoded by the coding sequence ATGACGGACCGCTTCCGCGTGCTCGTCACCGACGAGGTGGACCCCGAGGGGCTGGCCGTCCTCCGCGGCGATCCGCGCATCGAGGTCGTCGAAAGGCCGACGCGCCCGCTGGCCGAGGTGCTGGAGGAGATCGGCGAGTACGACGGCTTCATCGGCCGCAGCGCCACCCGCGTCACCGGCGACCTGCTGCGCCGCGGCACGCGGCTGAAGGTGATCGGCCGCGCCGGCGTGGGCGTGGACAACATCGACATCCCCACCGCCACGCAGCTGGGGATCGCGGTGATCAACGCGCCGGGGGGGAACACCGTCTCCGTGGCCGAGCTCTTCTACGGCGTGGTCATCTCCCTGGCGCGTCACATCACCAACGCCGACCGGTCGATGCGCGAGGGGCGGTGGGACCGCTCGAAGCTGGGGGGGATCGAGATCCGCGGGCGCACGCTGGGGATCGTGGGGCTGGGGCGGATCGGCAGCGAGGTGGCGCGCCGCGGCCGCGCGTTCGGGATGAACCTGGTGGCGTACGACCCGTACGTGGGGAACGCGCGCTTCGAGGAGCTGGGCGTGGAGCGCGCCGAGCGGCTGGGCGACCTGGTGGAGCGCGCCGACGTGCTCACCGTCCACACCCCGCTGACGCCCGAGACGAAGGGGATGATCGGCGCGGCGGAGCTGGCCCGGCTGCCGCGCGGCGCGTTCGTGCTGAACCTGGCGCGCGGGGGGATCGTAGCCGAGGACGCGCTGGTCGAGGCGCTGCAGTCCGGCCGCATCGGCGGCGCCGCGCTGGACGTTTACGCCGGCGAGCCGCTGGCCGCGGACAGCCCGCTGCGCAGGCTGGAGAACGTCGTCCTCACCCCGCACCTGGGCGCGTCGACGTCCGACGCGCAGCGCAGCGTGGCCATCGAGGCGTGCGCCGCCGTCCGCGACGCGCTGGTCACGGGCGACCTGTCCGCGGCCATCAACGCGGCCGGCGTGGGCGGCGCCGCCTGGGCCGATCTCCGCCCGCTCCTCAACCTCGCGGACCGCCTGGGGAGACTGGGACGCGCGCTCCTCCCCGGCCCGCTCAGCAGCCTGGAGCTGCGCTACGCGGGGAAGCGCGACCAGGCGCCGCGCCCGCTCCTCCTGGCCGCGCTGATGGGGGCGATGCGCGACGTCGTCGACCGCAACGTGAACCTGGTCAACGTCCATCATGTGGCGAGCGAGCGGGGGATCGAGACGGCGTTCACGCGGGTGGACGGCCCCGGCGAGGTGGGTGAGGAGGTGGAGCTGCGGCTGGAGGGCGGCGACCGCAGCATCCGCGTGGGCGGCGCGATGCTGGGCGACGTGCAGGGCCGCATCGTGCGCATCGGCGCCTTCCGCGTGGACGTGGCGCCGCGCGGGAACATGGTGGTGCTGCGCAACCGCGACGTCCCCGGTGTGATCGGGCGCGTGGGCACGCTGCTGGGCGAGGCGGGGGTGAACATCGCCGAGTACCACCAGGCGCGCCTGCAGGTGGGTGGCGAGGCGCTGGCCGCCATCACCGTCGACGGCCCGATGCCGAAGGATGTCTGCGACCAGCTGTCCGCCCTCCCCGAGATCCTGGACGTGCGGCAGGTGGACATGGAATAG
- a CDS encoding BlaI/MecI/CopY family transcriptional regulator, producing MTDAPELTDLQLAVLRVLWDRGEATVQEIHAALLDERGLAPTTVATLLTRLERRGVVARRADGRVHRYRARVTEPEVRRSMVGGLAARLFGGDVTALVSHLLGGDEVGAEDLERIRALVEQRERELKEGQDG from the coding sequence ATGACCGACGCACCCGAGCTCACCGATCTCCAGCTAGCCGTCCTCCGCGTCCTGTGGGATCGCGGCGAGGCGACGGTGCAGGAGATCCATGCCGCGTTGCTCGACGAGCGTGGCTTGGCGCCGACGACTGTCGCGACGCTGCTGACGCGGCTGGAGCGGCGCGGCGTGGTGGCGCGGCGGGCGGACGGGCGCGTGCACCGCTACCGGGCGCGCGTCACCGAGCCCGAGGTGCGGCGCAGCATGGTCGGCGGCCTCGCGGCGCGGCTGTTCGGCGGCGACGTGACCGCGCTGGTGAGCCACCTGCTCGGCGGCGACGAGGTGGGCGCGGAGGACCTGGAGCGCATCAGGGCGCTCGTGGAACAGCGGGAACGCGAGCTCAAGGAGGGGCAGGATGGGTGA
- a CDS encoding Smr/MutS family protein → MARRKRPREPHARGTIHPLLDLHGHTGGEARVRAESWLRARAAAGDRTVILVTGRGNRSPGLPVVRGEVEDLLASLVGGIVARWEGVDGGGGFRVELRPAPAASSPSADAALLRGMAPDLRRRAEEALIELGITPTPALVRAEARRIEEAEEG, encoded by the coding sequence ATGGCGCGCCGCAAGCGACCTCGCGAGCCCCACGCACGGGGGACGATCCACCCCCTCCTCGACCTGCACGGCCACACCGGTGGCGAGGCGCGGGTGCGGGCCGAGTCGTGGCTGCGCGCCCGCGCCGCCGCCGGCGACCGCACCGTGATCCTGGTCACCGGCCGCGGCAACCGCTCGCCCGGCCTCCCCGTCGTCCGCGGCGAGGTGGAGGATCTCCTCGCGTCCCTCGTCGGCGGGATCGTCGCCCGCTGGGAAGGGGTGGACGGCGGCGGGGGATTCCGCGTCGAGCTCCGCCCCGCCCCCGCCGCCTCGTCGCCGTCCGCCGACGCGGCGCTCCTGCGCGGTATGGCGCCCGACCTCCGCCGCCGGGCCGAGGAGGCGCTGATCGAGCTGGGGATCACCCCCACGCCCGCGCTGGTCCGCGCCGAGGCCCGCCGCATCGAGGAGGCGGAAGAGGGCTGA
- a CDS encoding pentapeptide repeat-containing protein — protein MGILDRAISVFRPDPSPPIAAPRGLARDEVERRLAGEDRSLAGLDLTGADLSGMDLEGANLSGAKLRDANLTKANLTGANLTGALLCNADLTGATLENATLRDANCVRTGAFSPPTLAEANLSGADLTGAELTRANLHRATLTGAILDEAGLNHADLRGVHAGGARFRGANLRHAQLDEATLSGANLDEADLVRAACRGANFSGASLVRANLAGAVLEGADLSSAVLRDAQLDGVVVRGASLRGASFAGADLDGISLDGADVEGADFTGSYNYRAPAVT, from the coding sequence ATGGGGATCCTCGATCGTGCGATCTCGGTGTTCCGCCCCGACCCCTCTCCTCCCATCGCCGCCCCGCGCGGGCTGGCGCGCGATGAGGTGGAGCGCCGTCTGGCGGGCGAAGACCGCTCGCTGGCCGGGCTGGACCTGACCGGCGCCGACCTGTCGGGGATGGACCTGGAGGGCGCCAACCTGAGCGGCGCCAAGCTCCGCGACGCGAACCTGACGAAGGCGAACCTGACCGGGGCGAACCTGACCGGGGCGCTCCTCTGCAACGCCGACCTCACCGGCGCCACGCTCGAGAACGCCACGCTGCGCGACGCCAACTGCGTGCGCACGGGCGCCTTCAGCCCGCCCACGCTGGCCGAGGCGAACCTGTCCGGCGCCGACCTCACCGGCGCCGAGTTGACGCGCGCGAACCTGCACCGCGCCACGCTCACGGGCGCCATCCTCGACGAGGCGGGGCTGAACCATGCCGACCTGCGCGGCGTGCACGCGGGCGGGGCGCGCTTCCGCGGCGCCAACCTGCGCCACGCGCAGCTCGACGAGGCCACGCTCTCCGGCGCCAACCTCGACGAGGCCGACCTGGTGCGCGCCGCCTGCCGCGGCGCCAACTTCAGCGGGGCGTCGCTGGTGCGCGCGAACCTGGCCGGGGCGGTGCTCGAAGGCGCCGACCTCTCCAGCGCCGTCCTCCGCGACGCGCAGCTGGACGGCGTGGTGGTGCGCGGCGCCTCCCTGCGCGGCGCCTCGTTCGCCGGCGCGGACCTGGACGGCATCTCGCTCGACGGCGCCGATGTCGAGGGCGCCGACTTCACCGGCAGCTACAACTACCGCGCGCCGGCCGTGACCTGA
- a CDS encoding HAD-IB family phosphatase, translating to MTIASHGFASVVFDCDSTLARIEGIDQLAGPFRDRIAALTDAAMQGAVPLEDVYGRRLEIIRPTRAQVEAVGRAYVDALMPDAREVVAALMWLGKTVRILSGGLRPAVEAAARALGLPAEAVTAVGMEFADDGTYAGFDTASPLARSGGKTEVIRGWHLPRPSLLVGDGVTDREARPAVDAFAAYTAVVHRPAAVDGADFVLRGESLAPVLSLAATAADRARLAASEWADLLARGDAALAVADATR from the coding sequence GTGACCATCGCTTCTCACGGCTTCGCCTCCGTCGTCTTCGACTGCGACTCGACGCTGGCGCGGATCGAGGGGATCGACCAGCTGGCCGGGCCGTTCCGCGACCGGATCGCCGCGCTGACGGACGCGGCCATGCAGGGCGCGGTGCCGCTCGAGGACGTCTACGGGCGGCGGCTGGAGATCATCCGGCCCACGCGCGCGCAGGTGGAGGCGGTCGGCCGGGCGTACGTGGACGCGCTGATGCCCGACGCGCGCGAGGTGGTGGCCGCGCTCATGTGGCTGGGGAAGACGGTGCGCATCCTCTCCGGCGGCCTGCGCCCGGCGGTGGAGGCGGCCGCGCGCGCCCTCGGCCTCCCCGCCGAGGCCGTCACCGCCGTGGGGATGGAGTTCGCGGACGACGGCACGTACGCGGGGTTCGACACCGCGTCGCCGCTGGCGCGGAGCGGGGGGAAGACGGAGGTCATCCGCGGGTGGCATCTCCCCCGCCCCTCGCTGCTGGTGGGCGACGGGGTGACGGACCGCGAGGCGCGCCCCGCCGTCGACGCGTTCGCCGCCTACACCGCCGTCGTGCACCGTCCCGCGGCGGTCGACGGCGCGGACTTCGTGCTGCGCGGCGAGAGCCTGGCGCCGGTGCTGTCGCTCGCGGCCACGGCGGCCGATCGCGCGCGGCTGGCGGCGAGCGAGTGGGCGGACCTGCTCGCGCGCGGCGACGCGGCCCTCGCCGTGGCGGACGCCACGCGGTAG
- a CDS encoding aminotransferase class V-fold PLP-dependent enzyme codes for MTDFGRFFLPGPTEVRPEVLQAMTRPVIGHRGSEMSRILAECDPVLRDLFRTSRPVYVASSSATGLMEGSVRNGVRAKALSLVNGAFSRRYRDLVADCGRQVETYEVPMGRCHDPDQVFERLRAGGFDAVTVVHSETATGVLDPLFEIAEAVRRAERETGEEILVLADGVTSVGGAVVESEAWGLDFVLTGSQKAMALPPGLAFGTASARMMARAATLTGRGQYFDLIEFDEFWKKHQTPNTPAISLIYALAEQCRRIRDEGVDARAERHWRMARRTWEWVAERGPAWGLSLFAPEGCRSPTVTCIGVDGPVPAPEIVARLKAGGWTIGGGYGPLKERTIRIGHMGDHTVDELDALLRAIEEVLG; via the coding sequence ATGACCGACTTCGGCCGATTCTTCCTCCCGGGACCCACCGAGGTCCGCCCCGAGGTGCTGCAGGCCATGACGCGGCCGGTGATCGGGCACCGCGGCAGCGAGATGTCGCGCATCCTGGCCGAATGCGACCCCGTGCTGCGCGACCTCTTCCGTACCTCGCGCCCGGTCTACGTCGCCTCCTCCTCCGCCACCGGGCTGATGGAGGGCTCGGTGCGCAACGGCGTGCGCGCGAAGGCGCTCTCCCTGGTCAACGGCGCGTTCTCCCGCCGCTACCGCGACCTCGTGGCCGACTGCGGGCGCCAGGTGGAGACGTACGAGGTGCCGATGGGGCGCTGCCACGACCCCGACCAGGTGTTCGAGCGTCTCCGCGCCGGCGGCTTCGACGCGGTCACCGTCGTCCACTCCGAGACCGCGACCGGCGTGCTCGACCCGCTCTTCGAGATCGCCGAGGCGGTGCGGCGGGCGGAGCGCGAGACCGGCGAGGAGATCCTCGTCCTGGCCGACGGCGTCACCAGCGTCGGCGGCGCGGTGGTCGAGTCGGAGGCGTGGGGGCTGGATTTCGTCCTCACCGGCAGCCAGAAGGCGATGGCGCTGCCGCCGGGGCTCGCGTTCGGCACCGCGTCGGCGCGGATGATGGCGCGGGCGGCGACGCTGACGGGGCGCGGGCAGTACTTCGACCTGATCGAGTTCGACGAGTTCTGGAAGAAGCACCAGACGCCGAACACGCCCGCCATCTCCCTCATCTACGCGCTGGCCGAGCAGTGCCGCCGCATCCGCGACGAGGGGGTGGACGCGCGCGCGGAGCGGCACTGGCGGATGGCGCGCCGCACCTGGGAATGGGTGGCGGAGCGCGGCCCCGCGTGGGGGCTCTCGCTCTTCGCGCCGGAGGGGTGCCGCTCGCCGACGGTCACCTGCATCGGCGTGGACGGGCCCGTGCCGGCGCCGGAGATCGTGGCGCGGCTGAAGGCTGGAGGATGGACGATCGGTGGCGGCTACGGGCCGCTGAAGGAACGGACGATCCGCATCGGGCACATGGGAGACCACACGGTGGACGAGCTGGACGCGCTGCTGCGCGCGATCGAGGAGGTGCTGGGATGA